One segment of Synchiropus splendidus isolate RoL2022-P1 chromosome 4, RoL_Sspl_1.0, whole genome shotgun sequence DNA contains the following:
- the aspm gene encoding abnormal spindle-like microcephaly-associated protein isoform X1 produces MTATGEGLMNFTMHRFEDTDKENDVPVLSLIQFSRPPFLNFGVVKVGTCRSAELLVENPNDEGEAEVWVEKIPSVRGFSVDRDSFTVQPKSSTTLTVTWTPTEDGGVREVVVFNVNGVLKHQAILLGRAEAPKKKKRSLWDKMKTQQKAGGNSGSPRRRWEQPLLKMAGNRNNQLSRNPRSKRDKVRSPLASLNESKATQKGAAVRRCELQQPESFKVVKSSSQVRLLPPSTKSQPENKNPTRLLNKTMSPVGTPDHMKKLMPRIETQSPLPTALDFAGLPSISGALALINSDLSLRRPYYPEFSDSLESPMSHKALPETQNLPRLTFFVSKATLSCQKDPEPPKKLKFSTDTVVKAKAPVPDGQCGRVMKKSRRRILPNQPEHCPVQDIRSQLEVHMSMGPSLDASITITSPSSAPVVPFTPSSHSSPLQPCSPSSINLECPPSDAKLEPSTPSPQKPPSIHLHVMSKKRKSEEGMKSMQTSDGMGELGGLKRSKVTRSKSIREVPLKKSARKSRPSGSASIRSSRSSSLKTSRVPAVAKTTLVFCRTAETAVPRHPLPFAAKNMFYDERWMEKQERGFTWWLNYVLTPEDFRVTTEVTTVSATCLSVGANEKVSVVRAPTKEEVSFSMYTAHRRLNRLRRAACHLFTSDAMVKAIQKLELEVEARRLVVRRDRPLWRDIGKRQQVLTWILSYNPLWLRIGLETIFGELVPLTCNSDTVGLATFVLQRFLWNPDIAAQFRHPTVPHLYREGHEEALSRFTLKKLLLLVCFLDRAKQSRLMEHDPCLFCKDAQFKSSKDLLLAFSRDFLSGEGILPRHLGYLGLPVCHVQTPLDEFDFAVTNLAVDLRCGVRLARVMELLLHQWTLSSKLRLPVVSRLQKVHNVDVTLQLLQSHGVQLKDEHGSVITAKDVVDGHREKTLSLLWMIILTFQVETVLDEKQLKEEICFLQRSFRTCKSDHTSLSWDSYQHPSTKIGLLMDWVRCVCAFYNIKVENFSVAFSDGRVLCLLIHHYHPCLIPRASVGLRTTQTVDRPSRGCVALDCSSDTDSFSDNLTDTDPQNTEFTELLENEKKNFRLVNSAVKFLGGIPAMIQLSDMSNTIPNEKVVMSYVTFLCVRLLDLRNETRAALRIQAFWRSHCLKKDQLLHKRRSTAAVKIQTLVRNFLRRRRDQNRARAALVIQTMWRGFEVRRRLRREQEAALQLKQDIAATLIQTQWRRFMALRSYKLIRTSVLLIQTAWRTHRAVLHFQRLKGAAQVIQEHFRARILARAERSTFLAMRNAALKIQRSFRGWRRSRMERENQAATVIQTSFRRWYWVRVQSKTVAAIKIQAAYRGKKTRDSLERQKRAATLIQAVYRGKRTRKSLIRRHRAATLIQAVYRGKRTRGSLERRRRAATLIQAVYRGKRTRDSLQRRRRAATLIQAVYRGKRTRDSLERQHRAATLIQAVYRGMRTRDSLQRRRRAATLIQAVYRGKRTRDSLERRQRAATLIQAVYRGKRTRDSLERRHRAATLIQAVYRGKRTRDSLERRHRAATLIQAVYRGKKTRDSLERQKRAATLIQAVYRGKRTRKSLIRRHRAATLIQAVYRGKRTRDSLERRCRAATLIQAVYRGMRTRNSLQRRHRAATLIQAVYRGKRTRGSLERRRRAATLIQAVYRGMRTRNSLERRHRAATLIQAVYRGKRTRDSLERRHRAATLIQAVYRGMRTRDSLQRRRRAATLIQAVYRGKRTRDSLERQHRAATLIQAVYRGMRTRDSLQRRRRAATLIQAVYRGKRTRDSLERRQRAATLIQAVYRGKRTRDSLERRHRAATLIQAVYRGKRTRDCLERQHRAATLIQAVYRGTRTRKSLIRRHRASTLIQAVYRGTRTRKSLIRQHRAATLIQAVYRGKRTRDSLERRHRAATLIQAVYRGKRTRDSLQRRCRAATLIQAFYRGKRTRDCLERQHRAATLIQAVYRGKRTRDSLQRRCRAATLIQAVYRGKRTRDCLERRRRAATLIQAVYRGKRTRDSLQRRRRAATLIQAVYRGKRTRDSLQRRCRAATLIQAFYRGKRTRDCLERQHRASTLIQAVYRGTRTRKSLIRQHRAATLIQAVYRGKRTRDSLERRHRAATLIQAVYRGKRTRDSLERRHRAATLIQAVYRGKRTRDSLERRHRAATLIQAVYRGMRTRESMSRQHQAATLIQAVYRGKRTRASLERRHRAATLIQAVYRGKRTRASLERRHRAATLIQAVYRGKRTREALERRHRAATLIQAVYRGMRTRESMSRQHQAATLIQAVYRGKRTRASLERRHRAATLIQAVYRGKGTREFLAKQQKAATIIQAVYRGKRTRESLTRRHRAATLIQAVYRGKRVRNSLKEQCFLAQQNRAAIVLQAAFKGWWVRRHIARLNRAATLIQTAFRRFTAEVKYRAIRLSALTLQTHYRRWQLLQQDRQHFLDVKRAAIILQAAFRGHAVRWEIRHRHCAATVIQSHWRGHECRRQFLKTRDAAVTLQRQFRAAQVYQQQRVSVISTRAYAITLQQNILSWSQHQRRPDEVQRQLRFTAAVFHHLKAIKIQRALRRHWALEFAKAQVPYVVVIQSWVRAWQQRRRFLQDRHHVILVQRAVRRWLACRDRAANVIQQAARRFLLRIRQQRVRLGIIQAQALWRGHCSRKVHDNRRIIALRHKLRQISADVQDQDKLGQKTSSALDLLLHYKHVSGILEALKNLETATRLSPVCCERLVEGGATSVVFKLIRCCNRSVACMDVIVACVQILLHLSKYHRTVEAVVSVDNWLETLLDLLQKYRGKSGDKVSDKRGSIFTHVCLLLIVLLQDPQRAQVVMSQVKLMERVQSIYRLMARKHHMESRRNVANKMSTNSSLLLPATARPRPPLRLTPDWVLGRRGVLDEVDPLRAMQMLAGLLFVPL; encoded by the exons ATGACGGCGACAGGCGAAGGCCTGATGAACTTCACAATGCACCGGTTCGAGGATACCGACAAGGAAAACGACGTGCCGGTGTTGAGTCTAATCCAGTTCTCCCGACCCCCATTTTTGAACTTCGGGGTCGTGAAGGTCGGAACCTGCAGGTCCGCggagctgctggtggagaaCCCCAATGACGAAGGAGAGGCCGAGGTCTGGGTGGAGAAGATCCCCTCCGTGAGAGGGTTCTCTGTGGACCGAGACTCCTTCACCGTTcag CCCAAGTCGTCCACCACTCTGACTGTGACATGGACGCCCACAGAAGACGGCGGGGTTCGAGAGGTCGTCGTTTTCAACGTCAATGGGGTTCTGAAGCACCAGGCGATTCTGTTGGGCCGGGCTGAAGCTCCTAAGAAGAAGAAG AGAAGCTTGTGGGATAAAATGAAAACCCAACAAAAGGCAGGCGGGAACTCTGGCTCCCCCCGGCGGAGGTGGGAACAACCGCTGCTTAAGATGGCGGGCAACAGAAATAACCAGTTGAGCCGAAATCCTCGGAGCAAGCGTGACAAAGTTCGTAGCCCGCTTGCCTCGCTTAATGAGTCTAAAGCAACCCAAAAAGGAGCCGCGGTCCGCCGGTGCGAGCTACAGCAGCCAGAGTCTTTTAAAGTTGTGAAGAGTTCTAGTCAAGTTCGACTGCTCCCGCCCAGTACAAAATCGCagcctgaaaacaaaaatcccACGCGGTTGCTAAACAAAACCATGTCACCTGTTGGCACCCCCGACCACATGAAGAAGCTCATGCCTCGCATTGAGACACAGAGTCCCCTTCCCACAGCTCTGGACTTTGCTGGACTACCGTCCATCAGTGGTGCACTAGCCCTCATCAACTCTGACCTGTCTCTCCGCCGTCCATATTATCCCGAGTTTTCAGATTCCTTGGAATCTCCCATGTCACACAAAGCCTTGCCCGAGACCCAGAATTTGCCCAGACTGACATTTTTTGTCAGTAAGGCCACTCTTTCGTGCCAAAAAGACCCAGAACCGCCCAAAAAACTGAAGTTCAGCACAGACACTGTGGTGAAGGCAAAAGCACCAGTTCCAGATGGGCAGTGTGGACGTGTTATGAAGAAGTCCAGAAGGAGGATCCTGCCGAACCAGCCAGAGCACTGTCCTGTTCAAGACATCAGGAGCCAACTGGAGGTTCACATGTCCATGGGCCCAAGTTTGGATGCGTCTATTACTATCACCTCTCCGTCTTCTGCTCCTGTGGTCCCCTTTACACCTTCAAGTCACTCCTCACCTCTCCAGCCCTGTTCTCCATCTTCAATCAACCTGGAATGTCCCCCTTCTGATGCTAAGCTGGAGCCCTCCACCCCTTCTCCTCAGAAGCCTCCCTCTATTCACCTTCATGTGATGAGCAAGAAGAGGAAAAGTGAGGAGGGTATGAAGAGCATGCAGACGTCAGACGGCATGGGTGAGCTGGGTGGCCtcaagaggtcaaaggtcactcgGAGCAAGTCTATCAGGGAAGTCCCTCTGAAAAAGTCCGCCCGTAAAAGCAGACCTTCAG GATCTGCTTCCATCAGGTCATCCAGATCTTCCTCCCTGAAGACTTCCCGAGTTCCTGCTGTTGCAAAGACCACCTTGGTCTTCTGCAGAACAGCTGAAACTG CGGTTCCACGGCACCCGCTCCCCTTTGCTGCCAAGAACATGTTCTACGACGAGCGCTGGATGGAGAAGCAGGAGCGAGGATTCACCTGGTGGCTGAACTACGTCCTCACTCCTGAAGACTTCAGAGTGACCACTGAGGTCACCACAG TGAGTGCCACGTGCCTCTCAGTGGGGGCCAATGAGAAGGTTAGCGTCGTCAGGGCGCCCACCAAAGAGGAAGTGTCGTTCAGCATGTACACGGCTCACCGCCGGCTGAACCGTCTCCGTCGTGCAGCTTGTCATCTGTTCACCTCGGACGCCATGGTGAAGGCCATCCAGAAGTtggagctggaggtggaggcaCGCCGACTGGTGGTCCGCAGAGACCGCCCTTTGTGGAGAGACATTG GTAAACGTCAACAAGTCCTCACCTGGATCCTGTCGTACAACCCGCTGTGGCTGCGCATTGGCCTAGAG ACCATCTTTGGCGAGCTTGTCCCTTTGACCTGCAACAGCGACACTGTGGGTCTGGCCACATTTGTCCTCCAGCGCTTTCTGTGGAACCCTGACATTGCTGCTCAGTTCAGACACCCGACAGTTCCGCACCTTTACAGAGAGG GCCACGAGGAGGCACTGTCGCGCTTTACCttgaagaagctgctgcttttggtttgtttcctgGACCGGGCCAAACAGTCACGGCTCATGGAACATGACCCTTGTCTCTTCTGCAAGGACGCCCAGTTCAAG TCCAGCAAAGATCTACTGCTGGCCTTCTCCAGGGATTTCCTCAGTGGCGAAGGTATCCTGCCCCGTCACCTGGGTTACCTGGGACTCCCGGTCTGCCATGTTCAGACACCTCTGGATGAGTTTGACTTTGCTGTCACCAATCTGGCTGTGGACCTGAGATGTGGAGTTCGACTAGC GAGGGtgatggagctgctgcttcatcaGTGGACTCTGTCATCCAAGCTTCGTCTTCCTGTCGTGAGTCGCCTCCAGAAAGTTCATAACGTGGACGTgaccctgcagctgctgcaaaGCCATGGAGTGCAGCTGAAGGACGAGCATG GCTCCGTCATCACTGCCAAGGACGTTGTGGACGGGCACCGAGAGAAAACACTGAGTCTCCTCTGGATGATCATCCTTACTTTCCAG GTGGAGACTGTTCTGGATGAGaagcagctgaaggaggagaTCTGCTTCCTTCAGAGGAGCTTTAGGACTTGCAAGTCTGACCACACTTCTCTCAGCTGGGACTCATACCAACACCCATCAACCAAGATTGGCTTGCTCATGGATTGGGTTCGCTGTGTTTGTGCTTTCTACAACATCAAg GTGGAGAACTTCTCGGTGGCTTTCTCAGACGGTCGTGTCCTCTGTCTCCTCATACATCACTACCATCCATGTCTCATTCCGCGAGCTTCTGTGGGTCTCAGAACTACGCAGACTGTGGACCGTCCCAGTAGGGGGTGCGTGGCGCTGGACTGCTCCAGCGATACAGACTCCTTCTCAGACAACCTCACTGACACAG ATCCACAGAACACGGAGTTCACAGAACTTctagaaaatgaaaagaagaacttCAGGCTGGTGAACTCAGCTGTGAAATTCCTGGGAGGCATACCGGCCATGATCCAGCTGAGTGACATGTCCAACACTATCCCCAATGAAAAG GTGGTGATGTCATATGTCACCTTCCTGTGCGTGCGACTTCTGGACCTGCGGAACGAGACCCGAGCTGCTCTGCGGATCCAGGCATTCTGGAGGAGCCACTGTCTCAAAAAAGACCAACTGCTCCACAAG AGACGCAGCACTGCTGCCGTGAAGATCCAAACACTCGTGAGAAACTTCTTACGGAGGCGGCGAGACCAAAATCGAGCTAGAGCAGCTCTAGTCATCCAAACCATGTGGAGAGGGTTTGAGGTCCGAAGACGCCTGAGAAGAGAACAAGAGGCTGCGCTGCAGTTAAAGCAAGACATTGCAGCAACCTTGATCCAG ACCCAATGGAGACGGTTCATGGCTTTGAGGAGTTACAAGCTGATAAGAACCAGTGTCCTGCTCATTCAAACTGCATGGAGAACTCACAGGGCTGTTCTGCACTTCCAAAGACTCAAGGGCGCAGCACAGGTCATCCAAGAACACTTCAGAGCCAGAATTCTGGCCCGGGCTGAAAGAAGCACTTTTCTTGCTATGAGAAATGCAGCTTTGAAAATCCAGAGAAGCTTCCGGGGTTGGAGGCGCAGCCGAATGGAGCGGGAGAACCAAGCTGCCACTGTGATCCAGACTTCTTTCAGGCGGTGGTACTGGGTCAGGGTACAGTCTAAGACTGTTGCAGCCATCAAGATCCAAGCGGCCTACCGAGGGAAGAAGACCAGAGATTCTCTTGAGAGACAAAAGCGAGCAGCGACCCTGATCCAGGCGGtctacagagggaagaggacaAGAAAATCTCTGATCAGACGACACAGAGCAGCAACCCTGATCCAGGCGGtctacagagggaagaggaccagAGGCTCTCTTGAGAGACGACGCAGAGCAGCAACCCTGATCCAGGCAGtctacagagggaagaggaccagAGACTCTCTTCAGAGACGACGCAGAGCAGCAACCCTGATCCAGGCAGtctacagagggaagaggaccagAGACTCTCTTGAGAGACAACACAGAGCAGCAACCCTGATCCAGGCAGTCTACAGAGGGATGAGGACCAGAGACTCTCTTCAGAGACGACGCAGAGCAGCAACCCTGATCCAGGCAGtctacagagggaagaggaccagAGACTCTCTTGAGAGACGACAAAGAGCAGCAACCCTGATCCAGGCTGtctacagagggaagaggaccagAGACTCTCTTGAGAGACGACACAGAGCAGCAACCCTGATCCAGGCTGtctacagagggaagaggaccagAGACTCTCTTGAGAGACGACACAGAGCAGCAACCCTGATCCAGGCTGTCTACAGAGGGAAGAAGACCAGAGATTCTCTTGAGAGACAAAAGCGAGCAGCGACCCTGATCCAGGCGGtctacagagggaagaggacaAGAAAATCTCTGATCAGACGACACAGGGCAGCAACCCTGATCCAGGCAGtctacagagggaagaggaccagAGACTCTCTTGAGAGACGATGCAGAGCAGCAACCCTGATCCAGGCAGTCTACAGAGGGATGAGGACCAGAAACTCTCTTCAGAGACGACACAGAGCAGCAACCCTGATCCAGGCGGtctacagagggaagaggaccagAGGCTCTCTTGAGAGACGACGCAGAGCAGCAACCCTGATCCAGGCAGTCTACAGAGGGATGAGGACCAGAAACTCTCTTGAGAGACGACACAGAGCTGCAACCCTGATCCAGGCAGtctacagagggaagaggaccagAGACTCTCTTGAGAGACGACACAGAGCTGCAACCCTGATCCAGGCAGTCTACAGAGGGATGAGGACCAGAGACTCTCTTCAGAGACGACGCAGAGCAGCAACCCTGATCCAGGCAGtctacagagggaagaggaccagAGACTCTCTTGAGAGACAACACAGAGCAGCAACCCTGATCCAGGCAGTCTACAGAGGGATGAGGACCAGAGACTCTCTTCAGAGACGACGCAGAGCAGCAACCCTGATCCAGGCAGtctacagagggaagaggaccagAGACTCTCTTGAGAGACGACAAAGAGCAGCAACCCTGATCCAGGCTGtctacagagggaagaggaccagAGACTCTCTTGAGAGACGACACAGAGCAGCAACCCTGATCCAGGCTGtctacagagggaagaggaccagAGACTGTCTTGAGCGACAACACAGAGCAGCAACCCTGATCCAGGCAGTCTACAGAGGAACGCGAACAAGAAAATCTCTGATCAGACGACACAGAGCATCAACACTGATCCAGGCAGTCTACAGAGGAACGCGAACAAGAAAATCTCTGATCAGACAACACAGAGCAGCAACACTGATCCAGGCAGtctacagagggaagaggaccagAGACTCTCTTGAGAGACGACACAGAGCAGCAACTCTGATCCAGGCAGtctacagagggaagaggaccagAGACTCTCTTCAGAGACGATGCAGAGCAGCAACCCTGATCCAGGCATtctacagagggaagaggaccagAGACTGTCTTGAGCGACAACACAGAGCAGCAACCCTGATCCAGGCAGtctacagagggaagaggaccagAGACTCTCTTCAGAGACGATGCAGAGCAGCAACCCTGATCCAGGCTGtctacagagggaagaggaccagAGACTGTCTTGAGAGACGACGCAGAGCTGCAACCCTGATCCAGGCAGtctacagagggaagaggaccagAGACTCTCTTCAGAGACGACGCAGAGCAGCAACCCTGATCCAGGCAGtctacagagggaagaggaccagAGACTCTCTTCAGAGACGATGCAGAGCAGCAACCCTGATCCAGGCATtctacagagggaagaggaccagAGACTGTCTTGAGCGACAACACAGAGCATCAACCCTGATCCAGGCAGTCTACAGAGGAACGCGAACAAGAAAATCTCTGATCAGACAACACAGAGCAGCAACACTGATCCAGGCAGtctacagagggaagaggaccagAGACTCTCTTGAGAGACGACACAGAGCAGCAACTCTGATCCAGGCAGtctacagagggaagaggaccagAGACTCTCTTGAGAGACGACACAGAGCAGCAACCCTGATCCAGGCAGTttacagagggaagaggaccagAGACTCTCTTGAGAGACGACACAGAGCCGCAACCCTGATCCAGGCAGTCTACAGAGGGATGAGGACCAGGGAGTCTATGTCTAGACAACATCAAGCAGCGACCCTGATACAGGCAGtctacagagggaagaggaccagAGCCTCTCTTGAGAGACGACACAGAGCAGCAACCCTGATCCAGGCAGtctacagagggaagaggaccagAGCCTCTCTTGAGAGACGACACAGAGCAGCAACCCTGATCCAGGCGGTatacagagggaagaggaccagAGAAGCTCTTGAGAGACGACACAGAGCAGCAACCCTGATCCAGGCAGTCTACAGAGGGATGAGGACCAGGGAGTCTATGTCTAGACAACATCAAGCAGCGACCCTGATACAGGCAGtctacagagggaagaggaccagAGCCTCTCTTGAGAGACGACACAGAGCAGCAACCCTGATCCAGGCGGTCTACAGAGGAAAGGGGACAAGAGAGTTTCTGGCCAAACAACAGAAGGCAGCGACCATTATCCAGGCGGTCTACCGAGGAAAGCGAACCAGAGAGTCTCTGACCAGACGACACAGAGCAGCAACCCTGATCCAGGCCGTCTATAGAGGGAAAAGGGTCCGAAACTCCCTGAAAGAACAATGCTTTCTGGCTCAGCAGAATCGTGCAGCAATCGTGCTGCAGGCGGCATTCAAGGGTTGGTGGGTGAGAAGGCACATAGCACGTCTCAATCGTGCTGCCACGTTGATACAGACAGCCTTCAGGAGGTTCACAGCTGAAGTCAAGTACCGGGCCATCCGTCTGTCTGCCCTGACCCTTCAGACTCATTACCGCCGTTGGCAATTGCTGCAGCAGGACAGACAACACTTCCTTGATGTGAAACGTGCTGCCATCATCCTGCAGGCGGCATTCAGAGGCCATGCAGTCAGGTGGGAGATCCGCCATCGGCATTGTGCTGCCACAGTGATACAGTCCCACTGGAGGGGCCATGAATGCAGACGCCAATTCCTGAAGACCCGTGACGCAGCTGTCACTCTACAGCGACAATTCCGTGCGGCTCAGGTCTACCAGCAACAGAGGGTGAGCGTCATTAGCACAAGGGCGTATGCCATCACACTGCAACAAAATATCCTAAGCTGGAGCCAGCACCAGCGGCGCCCG GACGAGGTTCAGAGACAACTTCGGTTCACAGCTGCAGTCTTCCATCATCTCAAGGCCATCAAGATTCAAAGAGCTCTGCGGCGTCACTGGGCTCTGGAGTTTGCCAAAGCCCAGGTCCCATATGTTGTGGTCATCCAG AGCTGGGTGAGGGCCTGGCAGCAGAGGAGGCGCTTCCTACAGGACCGGCACCATGTGATCCTGGTCCAGAGAGCAGTCAGACGTTGGTTAGCCTGCCGTGACCGGGCTGCGAACGTCATCCAGCAGGCAGCCCGACGGTTCCTCCTGCGCATCCGTCAGCAGAGAGTCCGGCTGGGCATCATCCAGGCTCAG GCTCTGTGGAGAGGCCACTGCTCTCGCAAAGTCCATGACAACCGTCGCATTATTGCACTGAGACACAAACTTCGTCAGATCTCTGCTGATGTTCAAGACCAGGACAAGCTGGGCCAGAAAACCTCGTCTGCACTAGATCTACTGCTGCACTACAAACATGTATCTGGTATCCTGGAGGCTCTTAAAAACCTAG AAACCGCCACCAGACTATCCCCTGTGTGCTGTGAGCGCCTGGTGGAGGGCGGAGCCACTTCAGTGGTCTTCAAGTTGATCCGCTGCTGTAATCGCAGTGTCGCATGTATGGATGTCATCGTTGCTTGTGTCCAGATTTTGCTTCACCTGTCCAAG TACCATCGCACAGTTGAGGCTGTGGTCTCGGTGGATAACTGGTTGGAGACGCTGCTGGATCTACTGCAGAAGTACCGGGGGAAGAGTGGAGACAAGGTGTCAGATAAGAGAGGCAGCATCTTCACTCACGTCTGCCTCCTGCTGATCGTGCTGCTGCAGGATCCACAGCGGGCCCAG GTGGTGATGTCGCAGGTGAAGTTGATGGAGAGAGTCCAAAGCATCTACCGCTTGATGGCTCGTAAACACCACATGGAGTCCCGGAGAAATGTCGCCAACAAGATGTCAACCAACAGCAGCCTGCTGCTTCCTGCCACAGCCAGGCCCCGGCCCccgctcag ATTGACTCCAGACTGGGTCCTTGGCAGAAGAGGCGTCCTAGATGAGGTGGATCCACTCAGAGCGATGCAGATGTTAGCTGGCCTGTTATTTGTGCCATTGTAG